In Nostoc sphaeroides, the genomic window CGCGTTGCAGCGCAATATAACGAATGGCAGCAGTTTGAAAAGGCTGACGGTGAGGAATAGGTTCAGTTTTAGTGGGTGTTGTCGATTGAACCCTACCTTGGGTGCTACTAAAGAGTTTTTGTAGATCGTTATTAAAATTCTCTGCGGCAAAAAGTGCATAACCACTAACTGGCAAGTCCCTTACCAACTGGAGTTGATCCAATGCTCCAATTGTTGGCAAAGAAAGTAAGCGAATTCCCGGTACCAACAAGGTAGATCCCAATTTTTTAGAGGCGATCCAGGGTTGGGCTAGTCGTTGGAAGCGAGAAGTATCCAGAGCATAAGTCATGGGAACAATTAAATCTACATCCCCCTGCCTTGCCCAAGTCTCCCAGTTTTGTTGAATTTTCTGAATCCGCTCTAATTCAGGCAAAGGAAATACTGCAACCGATAAAATCAAATTCGGTCGCTTTTGTCTCAACTGCTGTGATAATTGGGCAACAAAGCTATCAACTTGCTGGGTGCGAAATGTCGTCCACTTTTGCCACAAGTCTGGTTGACTAGGGGAAATATTTACTGGATCTACACCAGTAAGTTGCTGAAATTGCGCTCTTGCAGCTTTGCCATAGCCGTAGCTTCGACCTGCTGATGGGTCTTGGAAAGGGTAGCGAATGTAGTCTAACTGTAGACCATCAACGTTATATTTAGTGACAATTTCCTCATACAGTTTGAGTAAGTACTGCCGCACTTGGGGGTTAGCTGGATCGAAGAATGGCTTAGTTTGACCAACGGGAATCATGTTGCCAAGATTATCGTAGTTTGCCCAATCGGGATGAGCCGCCAGCACTGGCCCTGGATAATCGGGATTTAAGTTGAGAATTTCATTGTGACGTTGGTTACCAGCAGCAAAAGTCCAAACCCAAGCGTGTAATTCCATGTCGCGCTCATGGGCTAATTTCACCGCATCTGCCAGTGGATCCCACCCACGAATTAATGGGTTTTGCTCTTTTGCAACTTGGCTCGGATAAATCGTGTAGCTAGCATTAACAGTTTCAAAAAAGACAGTATTAATCCCAGCTTGAGCTAGGCGATCAAAAATCTGGGCTAGTCGCGCCTTGCTACCAGCACGAACAATTGTCCCCCGATCTAACCAAACTGCCCGAATTTCTGGTTGAGCTATTCTTTGATCAACAGGAAACTGCTGCCACAAAGTCGTTTTAGCTTTCAACCATTGCTGACGAGCTAGAGCATAGTTTTTTTGGGCAATCAATAAGGGGAAGTTTTTGGCAATTACCTTTACCTGTGCCAAGGCTTGCTCTTTACTCATGCCTAGCGCCCCCAGTTTAGTTGAGGCTAATTGCGTGGGTTGCTCCTTGAGAGATTGGGAGGTGTCTTGACGCCTAGAGGACTGCTTGTCTTCAGATGTAACTTCACCAACATTAGCTGCATCGGCTGACACTGTTAAATTAGCGCTTTCCACCCGACCGATCAGATTTTCTAGCTCTTGCTGGAGAGCGATCGCTTGGTTATTGTCAATCGGCTCATTAGAGTTGGGTGCAACATCCAGACGCACCGCTTGTTCTAATTGGTCAATAGCCTCTTCAGAACTTGGGGGTTTGACTATAGGAAGTGGTTTAGGTATGGGAGCAGTGGCAGTTTTAGGAGGAGGGGATAAGGCGGATGAGGGGGATGAGGGAGATGAGGGGGAGTAATTTTGAATTTTGAATTTTGAATTTTGAATTGTTTCCCCCTGCATCCTCGGCGCAGCTGCCACCGTTGTCGAGCAATTTGGGGAACCTCCCGCTACTTTTTTCATGCGATTCGATGGCGGTGGTGCTGTCAAATAGTGATTGAGAGCAGCTTTTAACCAGGCATTATCTAACGTGGCCTCTGTTGCTGTGTCTGTTCCCCAGCGCCAGCCCATAAAGGTGGAACGCTCAGTTGTTAATACTGCGGCTGGATTATCTTTGGAATTCCAAACAGCAGCAGATTCACTGCCCATATCATTAGGAATCATAACGCCGCCGCGGACTTTGCCAAAGAGTTCAGTTTGATTTGCCCATTCTGAAATATTGGTTTTTGTGGGTTTCATCTGTGCTGTCTCACTGAGGCTGAATCCCCAATAACCTCCCAACAGCGATCGCAATAATTGGCGCACTCCCGGCGCTGACAGATTACCTACAGGGCCACTGGCAATCAAACGCCCTCCCTGACTCATCCATTCTTCGAGAGCGATCGCTTGGCTTGGCGTTAATGTCTCGATATTTGGCAAAAATAATACCCGGCGATCGCCCCAATCTGCCCCACTCCTTACATCAGCTAGGGAAATTACACAATATTTTGCCCCTATTGTCTGTAAGCGGTCAGTTATCCCTCTCCATTGATTTGCATTTTCCTGACCATACACTACGCTCAATACAGGTTCTTCAGCCGCCGCCGTTACTGGCAAAATACTAAAACTATTTAAAGTTAAAAAGTTAAAACTTAAAATGAAGAATCCGGCTTTTTTTATTTGTAAGTTTGCCTTTTTATGGTATATTTCCTGATTCTTCACTATTGACTCCCCAGTGAATTAGTTATGAGGTATTACTTCTTATTTATCATCCAGCTTAACAATAAATTACCTCCGAAAAACAACTTAACTTTGACAACTAAACTTGAGCAACATTGAAAATGCATGTTTTAATTAAATCTTCAACTCCTCCTACAGCAATAATTTTTGTATTTAGTTTCCCAGCTAATTCCTCAATACTCATATCATCTAAAAATACTGATTCACCATTTTTTAACATGACATTCGGTAGCAATATACCATCACCTAAATCTTGCCCTTCTAAATTTAAAAGCAAATCATGACCAGTTAGTAATCCGGTTACACTGATAGTTTGTCCCCAATAATCACTACATAAAGCACGCATATTGACTTCTAAACCTTCAACACAATTTAAGCGTTTCAAAATGGGTTGAAATGCTTTTTCTACGGCGTTGCCTACTATCCAAGTGAACTTTCTTTGAGGATATACTTTTGGCGGTAGTAATTCTGCTGCAACGGTGGCAAATTGCTTGATAAATAATTGAATTGAACCAACTCCGTTATCAATTTGGGGATATTCTTCGTATTCAGATTCGCTGGGTAATTCCTCACCCGCAATCAAAAACCACTCATCGGCTAACCAAACAACGCTAGAACCGAATTTTTGGCGAAATTGCTGCGAGAGGATTTGCACTTGGGAAATTACTTCTTTTGCTTTTTCCCTAGTTACGGGTATGAGTTCATCTTCTGGAGGCCGAAACCGTGTCAATCCAACTGGCACAACTGCCACCGATGCCACCGCAGGCACTTCACCAGTATGAAAGGACGCTAAATCTTTGAGAGTTTGTTCCAGGTGTTTGCCATCATTTATACCTGGACAAACAACAACTTGAGCATGAATTTGTAGTCGCCTTTCTTGAAACCACTTGAGTTGTTGTAAGATTTGTCCCGCGCGCGGATTTTTCAGCAGTCGAATTCTTACTTGGGCCTCGGTAGCATGAACAGAAACATACAACGGAGACAAGCGCATTTGCTCAATCCGTTGCCATTCTCTTTCTGGCAAATTGGTTAGGGTAAGATAAGAACCGTACAAAAAGCTTAGACGGTAATCGTCATCTTTTAAATATAAGCTGGTGCGCTTACCTGGTGGTTGTTGATCGATAAAGCAAAATGGACAGCGATTGTTGCACTGAATTAAGCCATCAAATAGGGCAGTTTCAAATTCTAGCCCCAAGTCTTGATCGTAATCTTTTTCGATTTCTAGGCTATGAGTTTTACCAGTCGCATCTAAAACTTCTAGTTCCAAAACTTCATCAGCACACAAAAACTGATAATCAATTAAATCACGGGGACGTGTACCATTGATAGCAACGATCGCATCCCCAGCTTCAAAGCCAATCTCTGCGGCTATTGAGTCTGGAAGAACCTTGGTAATTCGGGCAGGATGAATTGTATTCATGGGGCATGGGGCATGGGGCATGGGGCATGGGGCATGGGGCATTAGTCATTTAGTTTGGAGAAATGACTAATGACTAATGACCAGTGACAAATGACTAATGACTAATGACTATTAACTATTCTGCAAAAATCCTGTACCGATCGCACCCAAGATTGCTACCCCAAATACCAATCGATACCAAATAAATACCCAGGTGCTTTGGGTTTTGAGGAAGCGCAGCAACCCAGCGATCGCTAGATATGAGAAGATGGCGGCAGAAATCACTCCCGCTACGATGGGAACTATTGCTGCACTGCTTAATCCTGCTTCTACAACATCTTTTAAGGAGACTAACCCCGCTAGGGTAATGGCGGGAATGCCTAGCAAAAAGGAAAATCTTGCTGCTGTTTCCCGTTGTAATCCCATAAATAGCCCCCCTGTGAGAGTGGAACCTGAACGAGAAACACCAGGGATTAATGCCAAAGCTTGGGCGAAACCCATCAAAACGCCGTCTCTCATCGTCAAGTTTTCAAAGTCCCGTTGACGCTTACCTAGTTGTTCGGCTAACCCCAGCAACAGCGACATGACTATGGAAGCAATTGCGATCGCCCCTAAACTCCTGATGGGTGAATTATCAAAGTCTGGGATCAAGTTCTTAATCAAAAGTCCAAAGAAGACTATCGGTATCGTTCCTAAAATAATTCCCAAGAACAGACGAAAGTCGTAATCATTATAATCTCGAAGGGCGATCGCTTTGGTCGCTCCCTTGAAAATTCGTGTCAAATCTCCCCAAAAATACCACAGCACGGCTGCAATACTACCAAGCTGAATGATCGCGGTAAAAGCTACCCCCGGATCACCCCAACCAATAGCCACAGGCACGACTTTTAAATGTGCTGTGCTACTAATGGGCAGAAATTCAGTCATTCCTTGCACGAAGCCTAAAACAATAGCTTGCAAAATATTCATTTGTTGCACCCCACTTTCTGCTTG contains:
- a CDS encoding undecaprenyl-diphosphate phosphatase; amino-acid sequence: MALSKRQWFVVLSAVSVTFSVVVFPLKVLSTLPNQAESGVQQMNILQAIVLGFVQGMTEFLPISSTAHLKVVPVAIGWGDPGVAFTAIIQLGSIAAVLWYFWGDLTRIFKGATKAIALRDYNDYDFRLFLGIILGTIPIVFFGLLIKNLIPDFDNSPIRSLGAIAIASIVMSLLLGLAEQLGKRQRDFENLTMRDGVLMGFAQALALIPGVSRSGSTLTGGLFMGLQRETAARFSFLLGIPAITLAGLVSLKDVVEAGLSSAAIVPIVAGVISAAIFSYLAIAGLLRFLKTQSTWVFIWYRLVFGVAILGAIGTGFLQNS
- a CDS encoding TIGR03279 family radical SAM protein produces the protein MNTIHPARITKVLPDSIAAEIGFEAGDAIVAINGTRPRDLIDYQFLCADEVLELEVLDATGKTHSLEIEKDYDQDLGLEFETALFDGLIQCNNRCPFCFIDQQPPGKRTSLYLKDDDYRLSFLYGSYLTLTNLPEREWQRIEQMRLSPLYVSVHATEAQVRIRLLKNPRAGQILQQLKWFQERRLQIHAQVVVCPGINDGKHLEQTLKDLASFHTGEVPAVASVAVVPVGLTRFRPPEDELIPVTREKAKEVISQVQILSQQFRQKFGSSVVWLADEWFLIAGEELPSESEYEEYPQIDNGVGSIQLFIKQFATVAAELLPPKVYPQRKFTWIVGNAVEKAFQPILKRLNCVEGLEVNMRALCSDYWGQTISVTGLLTGHDLLLNLEGQDLGDGILLPNVMLKNGESVFLDDMSIEELAGKLNTKIIAVGGVEDLIKTCIFNVAQV
- a CDS encoding family 10 glycosylhydrolase, with the protein product MKNQEIYHKKANLQIKKAGFFILSFNFLTLNSFSILPVTAAAEEPVLSVVYGQENANQWRGITDRLQTIGAKYCVISLADVRSGADWGDRRVLFLPNIETLTPSQAIALEEWMSQGGRLIASGPVGNLSAPGVRQLLRSLLGGYWGFSLSETAQMKPTKTNISEWANQTELFGKVRGGVMIPNDMGSESAAVWNSKDNPAAVLTTERSTFMGWRWGTDTATEATLDNAWLKAALNHYLTAPPPSNRMKKVAGGSPNCSTTVAAAPRMQGETIQNSKFKIQNYSPSSPSSPSSALSPPPKTATAPIPKPLPIVKPPSSEEAIDQLEQAVRLDVAPNSNEPIDNNQAIALQQELENLIGRVESANLTVSADAANVGEVTSEDKQSSRRQDTSQSLKEQPTQLASTKLGALGMSKEQALAQVKVIAKNFPLLIAQKNYALARQQWLKAKTTLWQQFPVDQRIAQPEIRAVWLDRGTIVRAGSKARLAQIFDRLAQAGINTVFFETVNASYTIYPSQVAKEQNPLIRGWDPLADAVKLAHERDMELHAWVWTFAAGNQRHNEILNLNPDYPGPVLAAHPDWANYDNLGNMIPVGQTKPFFDPANPQVRQYLLKLYEEIVTKYNVDGLQLDYIRYPFQDPSAGRSYGYGKAARAQFQQLTGVDPVNISPSQPDLWQKWTTFRTQQVDSFVAQLSQQLRQKRPNLILSVAVFPLPELERIQKIQQNWETWARQGDVDLIVPMTYALDTSRFQRLAQPWIASKKLGSTLLVPGIRLLSLPTIGALDQLQLVRDLPVSGYALFAAENFNNDLQKLFSSTQGRVQSTTPTKTEPIPHRQPFQTAAIRYIALQREWKFVFQNDQPQRPTQTISDFNNQAEVLRSALNQLAASPNPSKLLVARASLTRFQSQFRVLMSQELKSNSYQVKVWENRLVTIERLLRYGERRLQLRPY